The genomic stretch GCGCTGCTGTGGCTGGCTCAGAGGGTGGCCGGCTGGGGCCGCGTCTATGTTGTCGAGGAGTTGTGCCAGTGGGGCGTGAGCGACGCGGCACGGGCGTGGCTGCTGCGCCACTCCTGCGACGGCGACTTCCTCAACGGCTACTTCGCGGGCAAGGTCGCCACGGCGGCCCACCTCCACGAGGCGATCACCGGGCTGGACGTCGACGACGACCTGATCGACAACACCAGCCGCATGCTGAACATCATGGCTCAGTGCTCCGGCATGGGCATGACCTTGGAGCGCTACCCGCCTGCTCGCGTTGTCCTGGAGGCGCACGTCGGTCACCTTGCCCGTCAGGCCCCGGCCACCGGCAGGTACGTCAACGCCGCGGCGATCGCCGACCACTTGGCGAGCAAGGCGCCGGAACAGATCGGATGCGCCCCCGAGCACCGAGACCACCTTGTGCGGAGCTATCTCGCGGTGCTCGACCGGGAGGAGTGGTGCCAGGCGGTTCGCGCGGATCTCCACCGGAACGAGCACTTCTACGCCTGGTTCGCCGACAATGTGGCGGCCAGGCTGAGACTGCGCGCTTTCACGGGTGGGGAGACATGATGCGCGTGGCGTCCGAGGGGCGTCAGCGCTGGTCGACCAGGACCTCGATGCTGTAGTCCTGGGCGCGGTAGCAGTGATCTCCGTGCTCCACCGCTTTGCCTCCGGAGTCGAAGGCGGTGCGGGTCATCGTGAGGACGGGCTCGGAGGGCTTCAGCAGGAGGTGGCGCCGCTCCGGAGTGGTCGGAGGGCGGGCTCCGATCGACTGGGCGGCGACGACGGGGCGCACCCCGCGTTCGCGCAGCAGTGCGTACAGGCCTGATTCCTGCAGGTCTTCCCGGCTGATGCCGTGGTGGGGCGGGGGCAGCCAGTTGCGCATGATGGCGAGTGGCCGGTCGCCGGAGAGCCGCAGCCGCACGATGGAGAGCAGGTCGGTGTCGGCGGGCAGGTCGAGTGCGGCGGCCACCCGTTCGTCGCGGACGAGCTCGTGCCGCAGGACGGTGGTCGCGGGCCGCCCGCCGGCACGGGTGAGGTCGTCGTAGAGGCTGGTGAGCTCCGCGCGCCGGTGCACCTTGGGGTTCGCCACCGTGGTGCCGATCCCGCGCCGCCGCAGCACGAGCCCGCGGTCGACCAGTTCCTGAATGGCCTGGCGTACGGTGGGGCGCGCCAGGTTGAGCCGTTCGGCCAGGGCGAGCTCGTTCTCCAGCTGGTCGCCGGGCTGGAGCCGCCCGCTGGCGATCGCCGTGCGCAGCTGCTCGGCGAGCTGATGGTAGAGGGGCACGGGAGAAGAGCGATCGAGCGTCACGCCCACGTGAACTGCCACGAGGAGAGTGTACCTCCGCTCATGTATATGACGTTACGCAATGATGTCAGGACAAAGTCTTGACTCGGGCATTGTTAACAAGGCAGGCTTCACCACATCGCCGAAGTCCTGACCAGGACCGGGCTACGGCAAGTGACGACCCAACGACGTGAATGGACGAGGACGCGCATGCGTATCGGGCTCGCGGGCGTCGGAAGGATAGGCGCCTTCCACGCCAAGACTCTGGCCGCTCTCGACGATGTGGACGAGCTGGTCGTGACGGATGCCGACACCGGGGCCGCCGAGCGCGTCGCAGCCGAGCTCGGCCTCAAGGTGGCGCCGGACGCCGAGGCGCTGCTGGCCGCGGGCGTCGACGGCTTCGTGATCGCCACCGCCACGCCGGGCCACGCGCCGCTGCTGCGCCAGGCCATCGCCGCCGGGGTGCCGGTCTTCTGCGAGAAGCCTGTGGCCGCCACCCTGAAGGAGACCACCGAGCTGACCGAGCTCGTCGCCGCCACCGGCGTGCCGGTGCACGTCGGCTTCCAGCGCCGGTTCGACGCCGGCTACCGGCGCGCGCAGGCCGCGGTGGCCTCGGGCGAGCTCGGGTTCGTGCACACCATCCGGGCCGGCACCCACGACCAGGCCCCGCCGCACGCCTCCTACATCCCGACCTCCGGCGGCATCTTCCGCGACTGCAACGTGCACGACTTCGACATCCTGCGCTTCGTCAGCGGCCGGGAGGTGGCCACCGTCTACGCCACCGGCGGCAACAAGGGGGCGTCCTTCTTCGCCGAGGCCGGCGACGTCGACACCGGTGGCGCCCTGCTGACCCTGGACGACGGCACGATCGTGCTGATCTCCTCGACCCGCTACAACGGCGGCGGCCACGACGTGCGCATGGAGGTCCACGGCGAGAAGGGCACGATCGCCGTCGGCCTGGACCACTCGCTGGCGATGCGCTCGGCGGAGGAGGGCGTCGACTTCCCGCGCGGACCGCAGAAGTGGTCGTTCATGGAGCGGTTCCTGCCGGCGTACCAGGCCGAGCTCACCGCCTTCGCCCGCGTCGCCCGCGGCGAGCTGGCATCGCCCTGCACCGTGCGCGACGCGCTCGAGGCCTTCCGCATCGCCGAGGCGTGCGAGCTGTCCAGAGCCGAGCGCAGGCCCGTCGCCCTGTCCGAGATCGAGGGGATCGACAAGCCATGAGGATCACACCAGTGGCCGGCCGCATCGCCGGCGCACCCATCTCGTGGGGGGTCTGCGAGGTCCCGGGCTGGGGCCACCAGCTGGACCCGGCCACCGTGCTGCGCCAGATGCGCGCGCTCGGCCTGGCCGCCACCGAGTTCGGTCCCGACGGCTTCCTGCCCGACGACCCGCAGGCCAAGGCCGCGACGCTGGCCGGGTACGACCTGAAGGCGGTCGGGCAGTTCGTCCCGGTCGTCCTGCACGACCCGGAGCACGACCCCCTTCCCGAGGTCGAGCGCGCGATGGAGGGCCTGGTGGCCGCCGGGGCGTCGACGGTCGTCCTGGCCGCCGCCACCGGGCAGGACGGCTACGACGACCGCCCGGCCCTCGACGAGCACGGCTGGGCGACCCTGCTGGGCAACCTCGACCGCATCAGCGGCGCCGCGGCCGCCCGCGGCCTGGTGGCCACCCTCCACCCGCACGTCGGCACGATGGTGGAGAGCGGCGAGGAGACGGCACGCGTGCTCGACGGCAGCCGGGTGGGCCTGTGCCTGGACACCGGGCACCTGCTGATCGGCGGCGGCGACCCTGTCGCGATCGCCCGCGAACACCCCGGTCGGATCGCCCATGTGCATCTCAAGGACGTCCGGCTCGACTGGGCGCGCCTCGTGCAGGCCGGCCAGGAGACCTACACCGCCGCCGTGGCCGGCGGCATGTACGTCCCGCTCGGCAAGGGCGACGTCGACATCGCGGCCATCGTCTCCGCCCTCGAGGGCCACGGCTACACCGGCTGGTACGTCCTGGAGCAGGACACCATCCTGGCCGACGGCGGCGCGGGCGCGGACCCGGCCGCGGACGTCCGGGCGAGCATCGAGCACCTGCTCGCCGTGGCGAGCGCGGCGGGCGCGTGATGACGGCGTACGACCTGGTGGCCATGGGCCGGTGCGGGGTGGACATCTACCCGCTCGACCACGGCGTCGGCCTGGAGGACGTGGAGCGGTTCGCCAAGTTCCTGGGCGGCAGCGCGACCAACGTCGCGGTGGCCGCGGCCCGGTACGGCCGCCGCGCCACGATCATCACGCGCACCGGCCGCGACCCGTTCGGCCGCTACGTCCGCCGGGCACTGCGCGACTTCGGCGTCGACGACTCCTTCGCCGGTGAGGTCGACGGCCCGCCGACACCGGTGACGTTCTGCGAGATCTTCCCCCCGGACCACTTCCCGCTGTACTTCTACCGGTATCCGACCGCGCCCGACCTCATGATCGAGCCGGATGAGGTCCCGCTGGGGGCGGTGCGCGAGGCGGGGGTCTTCTGGGCCACGGTCACGGGGTTGTCGCAGGAGCCGTCGCGCGCCGCGCACTTCGCCGCCTGGCAGGCCCGCGGCCGCCGCCCGCACACCGTGCTCGACCTCGACTACCGGCCCATGTTCTGGCCCGACCCCGGCGAGGCCGCCGCGCTGGTGGGCAAGGCGCTCCAGCACGTCACGGTCGCGGTCGGCAACCGGGAGGAGTGCGAGGTCGCCGTCGGCGAAACCGACCCGCAGCGGGCGGCGTCCGCCCTGCTGGAGCGGGGCGTGGAGCTCGCGATCGTGAAGCAGGGCCCCAAGGGGGTGCTCGCGGCGACCGCGGACGAGCGCGTCGAGGTGCCGCCCTTCCCCGTGAACGTCGTCAACGGCCTCGGCGCCGGCGACGCCTTCGGCGGCGCTCTGGTCCACGGCCTGCTCAGCGGCTGGGACCTGACCCGCGTCCTGCGCTTCGCGAACGTGGCCGGCGCCATCGTCGCCGGCCGCCTCGAATGCTCCAGTGCCATGCCGTACGAGGCCGAAGTCCTGGCCCTGCTCGAAGAGGAGAAGGGACGATGAGCCATATCTCCAGCCGGCCGGGCATCGCCGAGCTGACCGAGATCCGGGTACGCCAGCCGTGGCGGATCGCCGAAGGATGGGCCGCCCGCAAGCGGCGCGACCTCGTGGGCGCGGACGGCAGGCTGCTGATCGTGGCCGCCGACCACCCGGCCCGCGGCGCGCTCGGCGTCCGCAGCGACAGCCGGGCCATGGCCTCGCGGAGCAACCTGCTGGAACGCCTGGCGATCGCGCTGTCGCGCCCCGGCGTGGACGGTGTGCTCGGCACTCCCGACATCCTGGACGACCTGCTGCTGATGGGGGCGCTGGAGGAGAAGGTCGCGATCGGCTCGATGAACCGGGGCGGCCTGCAGGGCGCCAGCTTTGAGCTGGACGACCGCTTCACCGCCTACACCGCGGACGAGATCGCCGCCCGCGGCCTCGAGGGCGGCAAGATGCTCACCCGCATCTGCATGGACGACCCGGGCACGGTCGCCACGCTGGAGGCCAGCGGCCGGGCGGTCACCGAGCTGGCGAGCCACGGCGTCATGGCGATGGTGGAGCCGTTCCTGTCCGTCCGCCACGACGGCCGGGTGCGCAACCTGCTCGATCCGGACTCGACCATCACCTCCATCCACATCGCCGCCGCGCTCGGCGCCACCAGCCGGCACACCTGGCTGAAGCTGCCCGTGGTCGAGGACCTGGACCGCGTCATGGACGCCACCACGCTGCCGACTCTGCTGCTGGGCGGCGATCCGACCGGTCACCCCGACGAGACCTACGCCTCCTGGCAGGGGGCGCTGGACCTGCCCGC from Nonomuraea polychroma encodes the following:
- a CDS encoding GntR family transcriptional regulator, giving the protein MAVHVGVTLDRSSPVPLYHQLAEQLRTAIASGRLQPGDQLENELALAERLNLARPTVRQAIQELVDRGLVLRRRGIGTTVANPKVHRRAELTSLYDDLTRAGGRPATTVLRHELVRDERVAAALDLPADTDLLSIVRLRLSGDRPLAIMRNWLPPPHHGISREDLQESGLYALLRERGVRPVVAAQSIGARPPTTPERRHLLLKPSEPVLTMTRTAFDSGGKAVEHGDHCYRAQDYSIEVLVDQR
- a CDS encoding Gfo/Idh/MocA family protein; this encodes MRIGLAGVGRIGAFHAKTLAALDDVDELVVTDADTGAAERVAAELGLKVAPDAEALLAAGVDGFVIATATPGHAPLLRQAIAAGVPVFCEKPVAATLKETTELTELVAATGVPVHVGFQRRFDAGYRRAQAAVASGELGFVHTIRAGTHDQAPPHASYIPTSGGIFRDCNVHDFDILRFVSGREVATVYATGGNKGASFFAEAGDVDTGGALLTLDDGTIVLISSTRYNGGGHDVRMEVHGEKGTIAVGLDHSLAMRSAEEGVDFPRGPQKWSFMERFLPAYQAELTAFARVARGELASPCTVRDALEAFRIAEACELSRAERRPVALSEIEGIDKP
- a CDS encoding Cgl0159 family (beta/alpha)8-fold protein, which codes for MSHISSRPGIAELTEIRVRQPWRIAEGWAARKRRDLVGADGRLLIVAADHPARGALGVRSDSRAMASRSNLLERLAIALSRPGVDGVLGTPDILDDLLLMGALEEKVAIGSMNRGGLQGASFELDDRFTAYTADEIAARGLEGGKMLTRICMDDPGTVATLEASGRAVTELASHGVMAMVEPFLSVRHDGRVRNLLDPDSTITSIHIAAALGATSRHTWLKLPVVEDLDRVMDATTLPTLLLGGDPTGHPDETYASWQGALDLPAVRGLVVGRALLFPPDGDVAAAVDIASGLVHGGGS
- a CDS encoding TIM barrel protein; its protein translation is MRITPVAGRIAGAPISWGVCEVPGWGHQLDPATVLRQMRALGLAATEFGPDGFLPDDPQAKAATLAGYDLKAVGQFVPVVLHDPEHDPLPEVERAMEGLVAAGASTVVLAAATGQDGYDDRPALDEHGWATLLGNLDRISGAAAARGLVATLHPHVGTMVESGEETARVLDGSRVGLCLDTGHLLIGGGDPVAIAREHPGRIAHVHLKDVRLDWARLVQAGQETYTAAVAGGMYVPLGKGDVDIAAIVSALEGHGYTGWYVLEQDTILADGGAGADPAADVRASIEHLLAVASAAGA
- the iolC gene encoding 5-dehydro-2-deoxygluconokinase, which codes for MTAYDLVAMGRCGVDIYPLDHGVGLEDVERFAKFLGGSATNVAVAAARYGRRATIITRTGRDPFGRYVRRALRDFGVDDSFAGEVDGPPTPVTFCEIFPPDHFPLYFYRYPTAPDLMIEPDEVPLGAVREAGVFWATVTGLSQEPSRAAHFAAWQARGRRPHTVLDLDYRPMFWPDPGEAAALVGKALQHVTVAVGNREECEVAVGETDPQRAASALLERGVELAIVKQGPKGVLAATADERVEVPPFPVNVVNGLGAGDAFGGALVHGLLSGWDLTRVLRFANVAGAIVAGRLECSSAMPYEAEVLALLEEEKGR